From the genome of Cytobacillus firmus, one region includes:
- a CDS encoding DUF1871 family protein — MEIQQTNLLLVYTLDQWDPFRVGPGNYDTEIADSVQAVHDLDDQVKLARKIQSIYEFSFEEIIPLENCIEISGRLLEIKNNGSCAM; from the coding sequence ATGGAAATTCAGCAAACGAATCTTTTGCTTGTTTATACACTGGATCAGTGGGATCCATTTAGAGTTGGGCCGGGCAACTATGACACTGAAATTGCAGATTCAGTTCAGGCAGTCCATGATTTGGATGATCAGGTGAAATTAGCCAGAAAGATTCAATCCATATATGAATTTTCCTTTGAGGAAATCATTCCATTGGAAAATTGCATAGAAATCTCCGGGCGTCTTCTTGAAATCAAGAATAATGGCTCCTGCGCTATGTAA
- a CDS encoding MalY/PatB family protein yields the protein MDRFHFHQKISRENTASVKWDRTREVFGRSDVLPMWVADMDFQPPEEVKKAIEDRIAHGVYGYTFAPDSTADSIGQWLYRRHGWKINNEWILYSTGVVPSIATAIQAFTEKEEKVMLQSPVYTPFFEMIKQNGRKVVNSQLKLENGRYEIDFADFEDKLKEGVKLFLLCNPHNPGGRMWTEEELRKIGELCVKYNCLILSDEIHSDLIYKGHKHYPIASMDPQFADITVTCIAPTKTWNLAGIQASAAIISNEKLRKAFQAEQHKQGFFTLSAFGIIGMEAAYRHGEEWLDGLMDYLAENKRTAAEFIGEHLPGIRLMEPDGTYLLWLDCRELGLSDAELRQRLLEKGKLALEPGPKYGQGGEGFVRMNIACTHEVLAEGLDRLKRAFE from the coding sequence TTGGATCGTTTTCATTTCCATCAAAAAATCAGCAGGGAAAATACAGCTTCTGTTAAGTGGGATCGGACCAGGGAGGTTTTCGGCAGATCCGATGTATTGCCGATGTGGGTAGCGGACATGGATTTTCAGCCACCCGAGGAAGTAAAAAAAGCCATCGAGGACAGAATAGCTCATGGAGTCTACGGATACACATTTGCTCCTGATTCAACCGCAGACTCTATCGGACAGTGGCTTTACAGGCGGCATGGCTGGAAAATTAATAATGAGTGGATTTTATACAGCACGGGAGTGGTTCCCTCCATCGCAACTGCGATCCAGGCTTTTACGGAAAAAGAGGAGAAAGTAATGCTCCAGTCTCCCGTATATACTCCTTTCTTTGAGATGATTAAACAGAATGGCCGCAAAGTCGTTAATTCTCAGCTGAAGCTCGAGAACGGCCGGTACGAAATTGATTTTGCCGATTTTGAAGACAAATTGAAAGAAGGAGTGAAACTATTCCTCCTATGTAATCCGCACAATCCTGGAGGCCGCATGTGGACAGAAGAGGAACTTAGGAAAATAGGGGAGCTATGCGTAAAATATAATTGCCTTATTCTTTCCGATGAAATCCATTCTGATTTAATTTATAAAGGCCATAAGCATTATCCCATTGCTTCAATGGATCCACAATTTGCAGACATTACGGTCACCTGCATAGCTCCGACAAAAACCTGGAACCTTGCAGGGATCCAGGCTTCAGCTGCCATTATTAGCAATGAGAAGCTGCGAAAGGCATTCCAGGCAGAACAGCACAAGCAAGGATTCTTTACGCTGTCGGCCTTCGGCATCATTGGCATGGAGGCAGCTTACCGCCATGGCGAAGAATGGCTCGATGGTCTTATGGATTATCTCGCTGAAAATAAGCGAACAGCAGCTGAATTTATTGGTGAGCACCTTCCCGGTATTCGCCTGATGGAGCCGGACGGCACCTATCTCCTATGGCTGGATTGCCGCGAATTGGGATTAAGTGATGCCGAACTGCGCCAAAGGCTTTTGGAAAAAGGAAAACTCGCATTGGAGCCTGGCCCGAAATACGGCCAGGGCGGTGAAGGCTTCGTCCGGATGAACATTGCCTGCACGCATGAAGTATTGGCGGAGGGACTGGATAGGCTGAAGCGGGCCTTTGAGTAA
- a CDS encoding nuclease-related domain-containing protein encodes MINKLRIEPKELEILRFLSRRLKLPLKNEKQYLHLEKGYAGEQHFDRELQDLPDSCIILNDLLLENSNTHFQIDTLLIAGSTLFVFEVKNYEGDYCIENERWYSLPSKTEIKNPLLQLQRCETLLRGLLKELGFHLPIKSHLIFINPGFQLYQAPLNISAVFPSQLKRFLTKLKNTPTAAKSRNMKLAEQLNARCMKENPYIRIPEYNYAQLRKGIPCDSCSSFLTPFTQGYLTCGECGLKEKADTAILRCVNEFRVLFPDRKITTNTIVDWCGGVGSGKTVRRILVRNYEKKGGGKLHIIKEGKNRRRGLR; translated from the coding sequence ATGATAAACAAACTCCGTATCGAACCAAAGGAGCTGGAAATCCTCCGTTTTCTCTCCCGCCGCCTGAAGCTGCCTTTGAAAAATGAAAAACAGTATCTGCATCTAGAGAAGGGCTATGCAGGCGAGCAGCATTTTGACAGGGAGCTACAGGACTTACCAGACTCTTGTATTATTTTAAATGATCTATTGCTGGAAAACAGCAATACCCACTTCCAAATCGATACCCTCCTTATCGCCGGCAGCACTCTATTTGTCTTTGAAGTAAAAAACTACGAGGGTGACTATTGCATAGAAAATGAAAGATGGTACTCCCTTCCGTCCAAAACAGAAATAAAAAATCCCCTTCTTCAGCTGCAGAGATGCGAAACACTTTTGCGAGGACTCCTAAAAGAACTCGGCTTTCATCTTCCCATCAAATCACACCTGATCTTCATTAACCCCGGCTTTCAGCTTTATCAGGCTCCACTAAATATTTCCGCAGTATTTCCTTCACAGCTAAAACGATTTCTTACAAAATTAAAAAATACTCCAACTGCGGCGAAATCCAGAAACATGAAGCTCGCGGAGCAGTTAAATGCCCGCTGTATGAAAGAGAACCCCTACATAAGAATACCAGAATATAACTATGCCCAATTGCGGAAAGGGATCCCGTGTGATTCGTGTTCCTCGTTCTTGACCCCCTTTACTCAAGGATACTTAACGTGCGGGGAATGTGGTTTGAAAGAAAAGGCAGACACTGCGATACTGCGTTGTGTGAATGAATTTAGGGTTCTGTTTCCAGATAGGAAAATTACTACAAATACGATAGTGGATTGGTGCGGAGGTGTAGGGTCTGGGAAGACTGTGCGGAGGATACTAGTGAGAAATTATGAGAAAAAAGGAGGGGGAAAGCTTCATATTATCAAAGAAGGTAAAAACAGGAGAAGAGGTTTGAGGTGA
- a CDS encoding PH domain-containing protein produces MGIFDGFIGNASEADIKEVQDEFSAVLAPSEQVEKAYRLVRDLFIFTNKRLILVDKQGITGKKIEYHSIPYKNITHFSIETAGSFDLEAELKIWISGSDEPIEKHFNKNLNIYEVQSVLAEYVL; encoded by the coding sequence ATGGGAATTTTCGATGGCTTTATCGGCAATGCCTCTGAAGCGGACATTAAGGAGGTACAGGACGAATTTTCAGCCGTCCTTGCCCCAAGTGAACAGGTTGAAAAAGCCTACAGGCTGGTCCGTGATTTATTCATTTTTACAAACAAGCGCCTGATTCTGGTGGATAAGCAGGGAATCACAGGGAAAAAAATTGAGTATCACAGCATCCCTTATAAAAACATTACCCATTTTAGCATTGAAACCGCAGGCAGCTTCGATCTGGAGGCCGAATTAAAAATTTGGATCTCAGGATCAGACGAACCGATTGAAAAACATTTTAATAAAAACTTGAACATCTACGAAGTGCAGAGCGTGCTTGCTGAATATGTACTATGA
- a CDS encoding superoxide dismutase family protein: MRKGLMLGVFLLLSGCGEENITNTEVEMYNAAGDSLGTIKVQEQASGVKLTGDLSGLPPGELAIHIHEEAKCEPPDFKSAGNHFNPDNKEHGLLHPKGSHAGDLPNLIVEDDGKVKIDFMAPQVTLKEDKTSLLTKEGTSIVIHDGPDDGMTQPAGDSGERIACGRISKDKKEEGQKKAQDDQSTKE, encoded by the coding sequence ATGAGAAAAGGCTTGATGCTTGGTGTTTTTCTTCTTCTGTCCGGCTGCGGGGAAGAGAATATTACAAATACAGAAGTCGAAATGTATAATGCTGCAGGTGATTCATTAGGCACCATTAAGGTGCAGGAACAAGCGAGCGGAGTAAAATTGACCGGTGATCTGAGCGGGCTGCCGCCGGGGGAGCTTGCTATCCATATCCATGAAGAAGCAAAATGCGAACCCCCTGATTTCAAATCCGCCGGAAATCATTTCAATCCTGATAATAAGGAGCATGGTCTGCTTCACCCAAAAGGATCCCATGCGGGTGATCTTCCCAACTTGATTGTCGAGGATGACGGCAAAGTTAAGATTGATTTTATGGCGCCTCAGGTCACATTAAAAGAAGACAAAACTTCATTGCTGACAAAGGAAGGGACCTCCATTGTCATCCATGACGGGCCGGATGATGGCATGACCCAGCCGGCAGGAGATTCCGGAGAACGCATTGCCTGCGGCCGTATTTCAAAAGATAAAAAAGAAGAAGGGCAGAAAAAAGCACAGGATGATCAGTCAACAAAAGAATAA
- a CDS encoding peptidylprolyl isomerase codes for MKWRMLTPILILMFILSACGTSTEKEADNATGSETEENQTNNQSSETPDNFPQLTEEVQGNERLVEMQTSKGNIKIKLFPDQAPKAVENFIKHSEDGYYDGLIFHRVIQDFMIQGGDPEGTGMGGESIYGEAFQDEFSNELYNIRGALSMANSGPNTNGSQFFIVQNTALDPSLKEQMEKAGYPEEIIKAYEKGGTPWLDNKHTVFGQVVEGMDVVDSIAAVETAEQDKPAEDVVIEKIEVLK; via the coding sequence ATGAAATGGCGAATGTTAACTCCCATTCTAATTCTGATGTTTATCCTGTCAGCATGCGGGACAAGCACTGAAAAAGAAGCGGACAATGCAACTGGCTCTGAGACTGAAGAAAACCAGACAAATAACCAGTCAAGTGAAACTCCAGACAATTTTCCGCAGCTGACTGAAGAAGTGCAGGGAAATGAAAGACTGGTGGAAATGCAGACATCAAAAGGGAATATTAAAATTAAACTTTTCCCGGACCAGGCCCCGAAAGCTGTTGAAAATTTCATTAAGCACAGTGAAGATGGCTACTACGACGGCTTGATTTTTCACCGTGTCATTCAGGACTTTATGATTCAGGGCGGCGATCCTGAGGGAACCGGCATGGGCGGAGAAAGCATTTACGGTGAAGCATTTCAGGATGAATTCTCCAATGAGCTCTATAATATTCGCGGAGCTTTATCCATGGCGAATTCCGGTCCAAACACAAACGGAAGCCAATTCTTTATTGTTCAGAACACGGCACTTGATCCAAGCCTGAAAGAACAAATGGAAAAGGCCGGCTATCCGGAAGAAATCATTAAAGCTTATGAAAAAGGCGGTACACCTTGGCTTGACAATAAGCATACTGTTTTTGGACAGGTTGTTGAGGGAATGGATGTAGTCGACAGCATTGCAGCGGTTGAAACAGCCGAACAGGACAAGCCTGCGGAAGATGTGGTTATTGAAAAGATCGAGGTATTGAAATAA
- a CDS encoding kinase-associated lipoprotein B translates to MAEVKIGDKVTAIYKTGKYIGEVTDIRPQHYLVRVLGVLKHPMQGDLHNPKEADVMLFHERRALAYREQTNVPKQMVKPFAEEIPDYKDSLQIALDRMRTELEGDSSPWAEQSIRNLDSLGKDYFK, encoded by the coding sequence TTGGCAGAAGTAAAGATAGGCGACAAAGTAACAGCCATCTATAAAACAGGCAAGTATATCGGGGAAGTGACAGATATCCGGCCGCAGCATTACCTGGTCAGAGTGCTTGGGGTCCTAAAGCATCCCATGCAGGGCGATTTGCATAATCCTAAAGAAGCGGACGTGATGCTTTTTCATGAACGCCGCGCACTTGCATACAGAGAGCAGACGAATGTGCCTAAGCAAATGGTAAAGCCTTTCGCAGAAGAAATACCAGATTATAAGGATTCGCTTCAAATAGCACTGGATAGAATGAGAACGGAGCTGGAAGGAGATTCTTCTCCATGGGCTGAGCAAAGCATAAGAAATCTCGACTCATTGGGGAAAGATTATTTTAAGTAA
- the kapD gene encoding 3'-5' exonuclease KapD, whose amino-acid sequence MGEEHQYLFIDFEFTMPDKGNAFRGFFPEIIEAGIVSVISNQVCEEFSSYVTPVRFPILSERCKSFLHISQDQVDQGMDFLELVKKMKDMNRNRSCTIVTWGNMDMKVLRNNCIQAGVDFPFRGREVDLSMEYKRFFGDQNQTGLWKAVQEYGKEGTGKHHRALDDALTTYNIFRLVEKDKKYLQRPEPTTIGDRVDFSKLFNKFA is encoded by the coding sequence ATGGGGGAGGAACATCAATACTTATTTATTGATTTTGAGTTTACCATGCCTGATAAAGGCAATGCTTTCAGAGGTTTTTTTCCGGAAATTATCGAAGCCGGCATTGTATCAGTTATCAGCAATCAGGTTTGTGAAGAGTTCTCTTCATATGTAACTCCTGTCCGGTTTCCGATATTGTCCGAGCGATGCAAATCCTTTCTGCATATATCACAGGACCAAGTAGATCAGGGAATGGATTTTCTTGAATTGGTCAAGAAAATGAAGGATATGAACAGAAATCGTTCCTGCACAATCGTTACGTGGGGAAATATGGATATGAAGGTGCTTAGAAATAATTGTATCCAGGCTGGAGTGGATTTTCCATTCAGGGGCAGGGAAGTGGATCTTTCGATGGAATATAAGCGATTCTTTGGGGACCAAAACCAGACAGGATTATGGAAAGCAGTTCAGGAATACGGCAAAGAAGGAACCGGAAAACATCACCGAGCACTGGATGATGCCTTGACGACTTACAATATTTTCAGACTGGTAGAAAAGGATAAAAAGTATCTGCAAAGGCCGGAGCCTACAACAATTGGCGACCGGGTGGATTTCTCGAAGCTGTTTAATAAATTTGCCTGA
- a CDS encoding Na+/H+ antiporter subunit A, with product MSLLHLAIISPFLLAILVPIAYKLFRQIHTGWFVLPLPILLFSYFISYLSITSNQQSVTKSFSWIPALGIDFTAKVDGLGLLFALLITGIGSLVVLYSIYYLDKNKEKLNTFYVYLLLFMGAMLGVVLSDNLIVLYTFWEFTSFSSFLLIGYWYHREKSRYGAQKSMIITVFGGLSMLGGIILLYLMTGTFSISEIIAGSDEIFSHSLFVPALLCFLLGAFTKSAQFPFHIWLPDAMEAPTPVSAYLHSATMVKAGIYLVARMSPVFAEHSLWFWLIAGFGITTLFWGSFSAVKQTDLKAILAFSTVSQLGMIMSLLGIGAAALHFETVDDSYFTVATTAAVFHLINHATFKGSLFMVAGIVDHETGTRDIRKLGGLMNFMPITFTLAIIGTFSMAGLPPFNGFLSKEMFFTGMVRVLEMDIFNLDTWGFLFPVIAWVASVFTFIYSMILVFKTFTGKYQPEQLEKKPHEAPIGMLISPIILASLVIIIGFFPNIISNTLISPAQAAIMPVEGYVYDTHIYFWHGFTPELFMTLGVITLGILLFVTLPKWRRVYDFFPEKLALNRFYDSMLEVSQRASFNLTRLYMNGFIRTYLVYIFSFFIVALAATLVLKDAFKFDTSDVATIHYAEVLLALVIAAASISILFVKSRMTSIILLGAVGYTVSLFFVIFRAPDLALTQLVIETISVSLFLLAFYHLPKLRHEERMGFKMTNALISVGVGAIVTMIALSAHSNKMFPSIAQYYVENTYKEAAGKNMVNVILVDFRGFDTMFEITVLGIAALGIFAMIKLRLEGGKKNENK from the coding sequence TTGTCTTTGCTTCACCTGGCAATAATTTCACCATTTTTGCTTGCCATCCTTGTGCCTATTGCGTACAAGCTGTTCAGGCAGATACATACGGGTTGGTTTGTACTTCCTCTGCCAATCCTTTTATTCAGTTATTTTATTTCTTATTTATCCATCACCTCCAATCAGCAGTCCGTCACAAAGTCTTTTTCGTGGATACCCGCTCTGGGGATTGATTTCACGGCAAAAGTAGACGGTCTCGGTTTGCTTTTTGCTTTGCTGATTACCGGAATAGGATCATTGGTTGTTCTGTATTCCATCTATTACCTTGATAAAAATAAAGAAAAACTGAACACCTTTTATGTGTACTTGCTTCTATTTATGGGAGCCATGCTTGGGGTTGTCCTATCTGATAACCTGATTGTGCTTTATACTTTCTGGGAATTCACGAGTTTTTCTTCATTCCTGCTAATCGGGTATTGGTACCACAGAGAGAAATCAAGATATGGCGCACAGAAGTCGATGATCATTACCGTTTTCGGCGGTCTTTCTATGCTTGGAGGCATCATCCTTCTTTATTTGATGACAGGCACATTCAGCATTTCGGAAATTATCGCTGGATCAGATGAGATATTTTCACATTCATTATTCGTTCCTGCTCTCCTTTGCTTTTTGCTTGGGGCTTTTACCAAGTCCGCGCAGTTTCCATTTCACATCTGGCTGCCGGATGCCATGGAAGCTCCAACACCCGTCAGTGCATATCTGCACTCGGCAACGATGGTTAAAGCCGGCATTTATTTAGTAGCACGTATGAGTCCGGTATTTGCTGAGCATTCGCTCTGGTTCTGGCTCATTGCTGGATTTGGCATTACAACCTTATTCTGGGGTTCCTTTTCAGCTGTCAAACAGACTGACCTTAAAGCCATTCTGGCTTTCTCAACAGTCAGCCAGCTGGGGATGATCATGTCCCTTCTCGGCATCGGCGCTGCAGCGCTTCACTTTGAAACAGTGGATGACAGTTATTTTACGGTTGCCACTACAGCTGCTGTTTTTCATTTGATCAACCATGCCACCTTTAAAGGAAGTCTCTTCATGGTAGCCGGAATTGTCGATCATGAAACCGGAACCCGTGATATCCGCAAGCTTGGCGGTCTTATGAACTTTATGCCGATTACCTTTACTTTGGCGATCATCGGCACATTTTCCATGGCAGGGCTTCCGCCTTTCAATGGGTTCTTAAGTAAGGAAATGTTCTTCACAGGTATGGTCCGTGTTTTGGAAATGGATATTTTCAATTTGGATACATGGGGATTCTTGTTCCCTGTTATTGCCTGGGTGGCAAGTGTATTCACGTTCATTTACAGCATGATCCTTGTATTCAAAACGTTCACAGGAAAGTACCAGCCTGAACAATTAGAAAAGAAACCGCATGAAGCTCCAATCGGGATGCTGATTTCACCCATTATCCTGGCTTCATTAGTTATCATTATCGGTTTCTTCCCTAATATTATTTCAAACACGCTCATCTCTCCGGCACAGGCAGCCATCATGCCTGTTGAAGGGTATGTATATGATACTCATATATACTTCTGGCATGGATTTACGCCTGAACTGTTCATGACTTTAGGTGTTATTACATTGGGAATTCTGCTCTTTGTCACTCTGCCAAAGTGGAGAAGAGTATATGATTTCTTCCCTGAAAAATTGGCTCTGAATCGTTTTTACGATTCTATGCTGGAAGTATCACAGAGGGCTTCCTTCAACTTAACAAGATTATATATGAACGGATTCATCAGAACCTATCTTGTGTATATTTTTTCATTTTTCATTGTTGCTCTGGCTGCCACCCTGGTTCTGAAAGATGCTTTTAAATTCGATACGAGCGATGTGGCAACCATCCATTATGCTGAGGTCCTGCTGGCATTAGTCATCGCTGCTGCATCTATTTCCATTCTTTTTGTAAAGTCCAGAATGACATCCATCATTCTGCTGGGGGCAGTCGGATATACCGTTTCATTGTTCTTTGTTATTTTCAGGGCCCCTGACCTTGCATTAACACAGCTTGTAATCGAAACTATTTCTGTCTCTTTGTTCCTGCTGGCTTTCTACCATCTGCCAAAGCTCCGGCATGAGGAGCGGATGGGATTTAAAATGACGAATGCCCTTATTTCTGTTGGAGTGGGTGCAATTGTAACGATGATTGCCCTATCTGCGCACAGCAATAAGATGTTTCCTTCAATTGCGCAATATTACGTCGAGAATACGTATAAGGAGGCAGCCGGGAAAAACATGGTAAACGTTATTCTTGTTGATTTCCGTGGTTTTGATACCATGTTTGAAATTACGGTTCTTGGAATTGCAGCTCTTGGAATATTTGCAATGATCAAACTTCGCCTGGAAGGGGGAAAGAAAAATGAAAACAAATGA
- a CDS encoding Na(+)/H(+) antiporter subunit B codes for MKTNDIILQTATKVVLFLIVLFSIHIFFAGHYTPGGGFVGGLLTSGAIVLLLLAFDMKTVSKILPVNYIHMIAVGLLFAIGTGTGALLFNVPFLTHAFGHIDLPVLGDTSLHTATLFDLGVFLVVVGVTMTIIQTIGEDE; via the coding sequence ATGAAAACAAATGATATTATTTTGCAGACTGCTACGAAAGTAGTTTTGTTTCTCATTGTTCTTTTCTCTATCCATATCTTTTTTGCCGGCCATTATACGCCGGGCGGCGGATTTGTTGGGGGTTTGCTGACATCGGGGGCAATCGTGCTGCTGCTGCTGGCTTTTGATATGAAAACTGTCTCTAAGATTCTTCCTGTCAATTATATTCACATGATTGCAGTCGGACTTCTTTTTGCCATTGGTACAGGGACGGGAGCATTGCTATTTAATGTCCCTTTCCTTACCCATGCCTTTGGACATATTGACCTGCCAGTTCTGGGGGACACTTCCCTCCATACAGCTACACTGTTTGACCTTGGTGTTTTTCTGGTTGTTGTTGGCGTTACGATGACCATTATTCAAACGATAGGAGAGGATGAATAA
- a CDS encoding Na(+)/H(+) antiporter subunit C — translation MEILMAFVIGILFMSATYLMLSKSLLRIIVGTGLLSHGAHMLILTMGGLKEGSAPLLGEKAPYTDPIPQALILTAIVISFGVTAFFLVLAYRAYQELGTDNMDRMRGTEGND, via the coding sequence ATGGAAATATTAATGGCTTTCGTAATTGGAATTTTATTTATGTCAGCTACTTATCTCATGCTGTCAAAAAGCTTGCTGCGCATTATTGTCGGAACCGGGCTTTTAAGCCATGGAGCACATATGCTGATATTAACGATGGGCGGTTTAAAAGAAGGATCTGCCCCGCTGCTGGGTGAAAAAGCACCCTATACTGATCCAATTCCTCAGGCTCTTATCCTGACGGCAATTGTAATCAGCTTCGGGGTCACTGCGTTTTTCCTGGTTCTGGCATACCGTGCCTACCAGGAGCTTGGCACTGATAATATGGATCGAATGAGAGGAACTGAAGGAAATGATTAA
- a CDS encoding Na+/H+ antiporter subunit D — protein sequence MINFLILPILIPLVTGVLLIFVSKRIMLQRWIAGISSVIAIIFSALLVQKVRVSGIQTLDVSSWEAPFGITLVSDMMSALLVLTTSIIAFLCLIYSFWSIGEAREKFYYYAAFNFLIVGVNGAFTTGDIFNLFVFFEVMLMASYVLLVLGGKKAQLRESIKYILVNVISSALFVIAVAYLYSVVGTLNMAHISVRISEASQGNPPGIITVIAVLFLIVFGLKGAIFPLYFWMPGSYYAPPAPVLALFGALLTKVGVYSITRTYTLFFYHDTGFTHQLLSFLAIMSIIAGVIGAIAYWDIKKIIIYNIIIAVGAILFGVSAMTTDSLTGSIFYLIHDMIIKAALFLLAGIVIAIAGTSNLHKISGLIKRYPGLGWTFFIAALALAGIPPLSGFVGKLLIVKGGFEAEHYWGAGIVLMSSLLVLFSIMKVFINGFWGTPRAYKGEDKVPVGKMLIAPVILVIIAVFYGAGSEYVYPYILQAAETLANPEIYIEAVLKEY from the coding sequence ATGATTAACTTTTTAATATTGCCCATCCTGATCCCTTTAGTTACAGGTGTCCTTCTCATCTTCGTTTCTAAAAGAATCATGCTGCAAAGATGGATTGCAGGCATTTCATCAGTGATTGCGATCATTTTCTCAGCCCTGCTGGTTCAGAAGGTCCGAGTCAGCGGGATCCAAACGCTGGATGTTTCAAGCTGGGAGGCTCCGTTTGGGATCACGCTTGTTTCTGACATGATGTCAGCTCTGCTGGTGCTTACAACCAGTATAATCGCATTTCTATGTCTGATTTATTCATTTTGGAGCATCGGGGAAGCCAGAGAGAAGTTTTACTATTATGCTGCATTCAACTTTTTAATTGTTGGCGTAAACGGTGCCTTTACAACAGGGGATATCTTCAACCTTTTCGTATTTTTCGAGGTTATGCTGATGGCTTCGTATGTTTTGCTTGTATTAGGCGGAAAGAAGGCACAGCTTAGGGAGTCCATTAAATACATCCTTGTGAATGTAATATCTTCCGCTCTGTTTGTTATAGCTGTTGCCTATCTTTATTCTGTAGTAGGAACGCTTAATATGGCGCATATATCCGTCCGCATCAGCGAAGCAAGCCAAGGGAATCCCCCAGGAATCATTACAGTGATTGCTGTACTATTTTTAATCGTATTTGGATTGAAAGGCGCCATTTTTCCTTTATATTTCTGGATGCCAGGCTCTTACTATGCACCGCCTGCTCCTGTTTTGGCTTTATTCGGAGCGCTGCTGACAAAGGTCGGAGTTTACTCCATTACAAGAACCTATACGCTGTTCTTTTATCACGATACTGGCTTTACCCATCAGCTCTTAAGCTTTTTGGCTATTATGTCGATCATCGCAGGAGTCATTGGGGCAATTGCCTACTGGGATATTAAGAAAATCATCATCTACAATATCATCATTGCTGTAGGGGCAATTTTGTTTGGAGTATCAGCTATGACGACTGATTCCCTTACCGGGTCAATCTTCTATTTGATTCATGATATGATTATTAAGGCGGCTCTATTCTTACTTGCCGGCATCGTGATTGCAATTGCCGGAACAAGCAATTTGCATAAGATAAGCGGGCTGATCAAGCGCTATCCCGGTCTGGGATGGACCTTCTTCATCGCAGCGCTTGCTCTTGCGGGAATTCCTCCGTTAAGCGGGTTTGTTGGAAAGCTTCTAATTGTTAAAGGAGGATTCGAAGCAGAACATTACTGGGGAGCAGGGATTGTTTTAATGTCCAGTCTTCTTGTGCTGTTTTCAATCATGAAAGTCTTCATTAATGGCTTTTGGGGTACACCTCGCGCCTATAAAGGGGAAGACAAAGTACCTGTCGGCAAAATGTTGATTGCCCCGGTAATCCTTGTTATCATTGCCGTTTTCTACGGAGCCGGCTCGGAGTACGTTTATCCGTATATCTTACAGGCTGCTGAAACTCTTGCAAATCCGGAAATATATATTGAAGCAGTTTTAAAGGAGTATTGA
- a CDS encoding Na+/H+ antiporter subunit E: MAFQILLNVFLGFMWMFLTGSYEPVAFLKGYLFGLLIIFTFRRFFDSRFYLLRVVAVINLLFLFIKELILANIGVLKVLLRPKLDMQPGIFAYPTVLKKDWEITVLSNLITLTPGTLVVDVSPDNKILYIHAIDIEDAEETIDSIRNSFEKAILEVSR; encoded by the coding sequence ATGGCATTTCAAATATTATTAAATGTGTTCCTTGGGTTTATGTGGATGTTTTTAACAGGATCATACGAACCGGTTGCGTTCCTTAAAGGATACCTTTTTGGCCTGCTCATCATCTTTACTTTCAGAAGATTTTTCGATTCACGCTTTTATCTATTAAGAGTTGTAGCGGTAATCAATCTTTTGTTTCTTTTCATCAAAGAGCTTATCTTAGCGAACATCGGCGTGCTTAAAGTATTGTTAAGACCCAAACTTGATATGCAGCCAGGCATTTTCGCCTACCCTACTGTTCTGAAAAAGGACTGGGAAATAACAGTGCTATCGAATTTGATCACACTGACTCCGGGGACATTGGTTGTAGACGTTTCTCCGGATAATAAGATTCTTTACATCCATGCAATTGATATTGAAGATGCAGAGGAAACCATTGATTCTATCAGGAACTCGTTTGAAAAAGCAATCTTGGAGGTGAGCCGGTAA
- a CDS encoding Na(+)/H(+) antiporter subunit F1: MLNTVVLSAILIISAATIGLIYRVIKGPTTPDRVVALDAIGINLVAIVALISIALNTSAYVEVILLIGILAFIGTVAFSKYLEKGVIIENERDR; encoded by the coding sequence ATGCTGAATACTGTTGTTCTAAGTGCCATCCTTATCATTTCGGCTGCCACCATCGGGTTGATCTACAGAGTGATTAAAGGGCCGACCACGCCAGACCGTGTGGTTGCACTTGATGCTATTGGCATAAATCTTGTTGCAATTGTTGCATTGATTTCTATCGCCCTTAATACAAGTGCTTATGTGGAGGTTATCCTTCTGATCGGGATTCTTGCCTTTATAGGGACCGTAGCCTTCTCTAAATATCTGGAGAAGGGGGTTATTATCGAAAATGAACGAGATCGCTAA